In Pseudomonadota bacterium, the genomic window GTTCGCCGGACCGCTGGGTCCCGGCGAGGTGCTGGGCGAGATGTCCTTCGTCGACGGCGAGCCGGCCAGCGCCACCCTGGTGGCGGACGGCGAGGTGGAGGTGCTGGCCCTGGCCCGCACCGCCATCGACGCCATGACCGACGCCGACCCGGCCTTCGCCGGACGCTTCTACCGCTCCCTGTTCCTCGACCTGGCCCGCCGGCTGCGGGCCGCCAACAAGAGGCTGCTGGCCCAGCAG contains:
- a CDS encoding cyclic nucleotide-binding domain-containing protein produces the protein MEFDTCFSDLLPAERERLREKAQMLSFPPGDEVITQGELVEDLMILSSGQVRVTQTQGGEQLVEFAGPLGPGEVLGEMSFVDGEPASATLVADGEVEVLALARTAIDAMTDADPAFAGRFYRSLFLDLARRLRAANKRLLAQQSQT